A window of the Tripterygium wilfordii isolate XIE 37 chromosome 12, ASM1340144v1, whole genome shotgun sequence genome harbors these coding sequences:
- the LOC120010359 gene encoding alcohol dehydrogenase-like 7, with translation MDSGNSTSKTAGKPIRCRAAVAREPGKPLVMEEIIVAPPEAHEVRIKIICSSLCHSDIVFWKMKDFPAICPRILGHEAMGVVESVGDYVTDVTEGDAVIPVFLPDCRECGDCTSKKSNLCSNYPFKVSPWMTRYETSRFTDLQGEILHHFLFVSSFSEYTVVDVANIVKINPAIPPNRACLLSCGVSTGVGAAWRTANVEAGSTVAIFGLGSIGLAVAEGARLCGAARIIGVDINSDKFEVGKKFGVTDFVNSKCSEDKPVSQVIKEMTGGGADYCFECVGSASLVQEAYASARKGWGKIVVLGVDKPGSQVCLSCLEVLHDGKILTGALYGGLKAKTDVPILVQRYMDKELLLDEFVTHEVKFEEINKAFDLLLKGESLRCVIWMEK, from the exons ATGGATAGTGGAAATTCAACAAGCAAAACTGCAGGGAAGCCGATAAGATGCAGAG CTGCCGTTGCTCGCGAGCCGGGGAAGCCTCTGGTCATGGAGGAGATTATAGTGGCTCCTCCAGAGGCTCATGAAGTCAGGATCAAGATTATTTGCTCCTCTCTCTGTCACAGCGATATTGTCTTTTGGAAAATGAAG GATTTTCCGGCAATCTGCCCAAGAATTCTAGGCCACGAGGCCATGGG GGTTGTGGAGAGCGTCGGCGACTATGTAACTGATGTCACTGAAGGAGATGCTGTCATCCCAGTATTTTTGCCAGATTGCAGAGAATGTGGGGATTGCACATCCAAGAAGAGCAACTTGTGTTCAAATTATCCTTTCAAGGTCTCTCCTTGGATGACTAGATACGAGACAAGCAGATTTACAGATCTCCAGGGAGAGATTTTACACCATTTCCTATTCGTGTCAAGTTTCAGTGAGTATACCGTGGTAGATGTGGCTAATATTGTAAAGATCAACCCTGCCATCCCTCCCAATCGGGCTTGCCTACTGAGTTGCGGGGTGTCCACAG GGGTCGGAGCTGCTTGGAGAACTGCAAATGTCGAGGCAGGATCAACTGTGGCTATATTCGGGCTGGGATCTATTGGATTAGCA GTTGCTGAGGGAGCGCGACTGTGTGGTGCGGCCAGAATTATAGGAGTTGATATAAATTCTGACAAGTTTGAAGTTG GGAAAAAATTTGGAGTCACTGATTTTGTCAATTCTAAATGCTCCGAGGACAAACCTGTGAGCCAG GTGATCAAGGAAATGACTGGTGGGGGTGCAGACTATTGCTTCGAATGTGTGGGTTCGGCATCCTTGGTGCAGGAAGCATATGCATCCGCCCGAAAG GGCTGGGGAAAGATAGTTGTTTTAGGTGTGGACAAGCCAGGATCACAGGTATGCCTTAGTTGTCTTGAAGTCCTTCATGATGGGAAGATCCTCACTGGAGCCTTGTATGGAGGTTTGAAAGCTAAAACGGATGTTCCCATACTCGTACAACGTTATATGGACAAG GAATTGCTACTTGATGAGTTTGTCACACACGAGGTGAAGTTTGAAGAAATAAACAAAGCTTTTGATCTACTTCTTAAAGGAGAATCGCTCCGATGCGTGATTTGGATGGAGAAATGA
- the LOC120011085 gene encoding lysine-specific histone demethylase 1 homolog 1, whose translation METTTATPDPPQDPSDNPNDVGAGGISASSTSSHETDVTRSSERAEDPLHDPSNSVEAQRPNSSETTTPSLPNNSTLDALVSDSQDDSSDPTPPESQVQNPNPTEPVPPPRKRRRRKRFFTELNANPSLGRNRRYRIAGGLAKEVDTEALIAISVGFPVDSLTEEEIEANVVSTIGGTEQANYIVVRNHILSRWRSNVSLWLTREQALESIRAEHKGLVDSAYDFLVNHGYVNFGLAPAIKEVKLRAFNGAERANVIVVGAGFAGLVAARQLVSMGFKVVVLEGRNRPGGRVKTRKMKGNGVVAAADLGGSVLTGINGNPLGVLARQMELPLYKVRDICPLYLPDGKAIDSEVDSRMEVSFNELLDRVCKLRQSIIEEIKSVDVSLGTALEAFRCAFKVAEDPQERMLLNWHLANLEYANASLMSNLSMAYWDQDDPHEMGGDHCFIPGGNDTFVRELAEDLPIFYERNVESIRYGVDGVLIYASGQQFRGDMVLCTVPLGVLKKGSIEFVPDLPQRKKDAIQRLGYGLLNKVALLFPYNFWGGEIDTFGHLMEDSCMRGEFFLFYSYASVSGGPLLIALVAGDAAVKFETMSPVESVKRVLRILRGIFHPKGIVVPDPVEAVCTRWGKDRFTYGSYSYVAVGASGDDYDILAESIGNDRVFFAGEATNKQYPATMHGAFLSGMREAANILRVAKRRSLALTDKSNNDMEGDLNQLYETPDLTFGNFSILFDPRTKDLESYSLLRVELHGQQLDSGFLFLYGLISRQQATELSQVEGDQKRMEMLFHNFGVRLVGRKGLSNNVESLITHIKAARSQQNVGI comes from the coding sequence ATGGAGACAACGACGGCAACACCAGACCCGCCACAAGACCCGTCCGATAACCCTAATGACGTCGGGGCAGGCGGCATCTCCGCGTCCTCCACTTCTTCTCACGAAACAGATGTCACTCGATCTTCAGAGCGAGCCGAAGACCCTCTTCATGACCCGTCGAATTCAGTGGAAGCTCAACGTCCTAACTCCTCAGAGACCACCACTCCCTCCCTCCCCAACAATTCGACACTCGACGCCCTTGTTTCGGATTCCCAAGACGACTCTTCGGATCCAACGCCTCCCGAATCCCAAGTCCAGAACCCTAACCCCACTGAGCCTGTCCCTCCTCCCAGGAAACGACGTCGTAGGAAACGTTTTTTCACCGAGCTCAACGCCAACCCGTCGCTTGGAAGGAATCGTCGTTACAGAATTGCCGGCGGACTCGCCAAGGAAGTGGATACCGAGGCTTTGATCGCGATCTCTGTTGGTTTTCCAGTTGATTCTCTAactgaagaagaaattgaggcgAATGTAGTCTCGACTATCGGCGGTACCGAACAAGCTAACTATATCGTGGTGCGTAACCATATTTTGTCTCGGTGGAGGTCAAATGTGTCGTTGTGGTTGACTCGTGAGCAAGCGCTGGAGTCAATTCGGGCCGAGCACAAAGGGCTTGTGGACTCTGCTTACGATTTTCTGGTCAACCATGGCTATGTTAACTTCGGGCTCGCTCCTGCAATTAAAGAAGTGAAATTGAGGGCGTTTAATGGGGCTGAGAGGGCCAATGTGATTGTTGTAGGGGCTGGATTTGCGGGGTTAGTGGCGGCAAGGCAGTTGGTTTCAATGGGATTCAAGGTCGTGGTTTTGGAAGGGAGGAATCGTCCTGGGGGACGTGTTAAGACGCGGAAGATGAAGGGAAATGGAGTAGTGGCTGCTGCAGATCTCGGTGGTAGTGTCCTCACAGGAATAAATGGGAACCCACTTGGAGTCCTTGCAAGGCAGATGGAGTTGCCTCTGTATAAGGTGAGAGACATTTGTCCTTTGTATTTGCCAGACGGGAAGGCTATTGATTCTGAGGTTGATTCTAGGATGGAGGTTTCTTTTAATGAATTGTTGGATAGGGTCTGTAAGCTTAGGCAATCTATTATCGAGGAAATTAAATCTGTAGATGTTTCTCTAGGGACTGCACTTGAAGCTTTTAGGTGTGCCTTTAAGGTGGCTGAAGACCCGCAGGAGCGAATGCTCTTGAATTGGCATCTTGCTAATTTAGAATATGCGAATGCttctttgatgtctaacttgTCGATGGCATATTGGGATCAGGATGACCCACATGAGATGGGTGGTGATCATTGTTTTATTCCTGGTGGAAATGATACCTTTGTTAGAGAGCTTGCTGAGGATTTACCAATTTTTTATGAAAGGAATGTTGAGAGTATTAGGTATGGAGTTGATGGCGTTTTAATTTATGCGAGTGGACAGCAGTTTCGAGGGGATATGGTTCTCTGTACGGTGCCATTAGGCGTGCTTAAGAAGGGGAGCATTGAATTCGTGCCCGACCTTCCCCAGAGGAAGAAAGATGCGATCCAGAGACTAGGATATGGTTTATTAAATAAAGTTGCATTGTTGTTTCCATATAACTTTTGGGGTGGAGAAATTGACACATTTGGGCATTTGATGGAAGATTCATGTATGAGAGGCGAGTTCTTTCTCTTTTACAGTTACGCTTCTGTTTCAGGAGGGCCTCTTCTAATTGCTCTTGTCGCCGGGGATGCTGCAGTTAAGTTTGAGACAATGTCTCCAGTGGAGTCTGTGAAAAGGGTATTAAGGATTTTGCGGGGCATTTTCCACCCCAAAGGAATTGTGGTTCCAGATCCTGTAGAGGCAGTCTGTACTCGCTGGGGGAAGGATCGGTTCACTTATGGTTCCTACTCTTACGTCGCAGTTGGGGCTTCGGGAGATGATTATGATATTCTCGCTGAAAGTATTGGCAATGACAGAGTTTTCTTTGCAGGAGAGGCCACTAACAAACAGTATCCAGCGACAATGCACGGAGCTTTTCTCAGTGGGATGAGAGAGGCTGCTAACATACTGAGAGTGGCAAAGAGGAGGTCACTTGCTTTAACTGATAAGTCAAATAATGACATGGAAGGAGACTTGAACCAATTATATGAGACCCCTGACTTGACATTTGGGAACTTCTCTATTCTGTTTGATCCCAGGACAAAGGATCTTGAGTCTTATTCACTGCTAAGGGTGGAATTGCATGGGCAACAATTAGATTctggttttttgtttctttatggCTTGATTTCAAGACAACAGGCAACTGAGCTGAGTCAGGTAGAAGGAGATCAGAAAAGGATGGAAATGTTATTTCACAATTTTGGGGTTAGGTTGGTTGGAAGGAAAGGTTTGTCAAATAATGTGGAATCTCTTATCACTCACATCAAAGCAGCTAGATCCCAACAAAATGTTGGGATATGA
- the LOC120010082 gene encoding uncharacterized protein LOC120010082, translating into MITRSNLAEQLREYQIRSKHDWASVSFFSSTSNLTSSRVDVVIFVIWELVILAFLVFSAVSLYFRHIRLAFILVCITMLLLLCMKITKQMRLARKKKRRMLLPLSM; encoded by the exons ATGATAACACGATCGAATCTGGCGGAACAGCTGAGGGAGTATCAGATTCGATCCAAGCATGATTGGGCGTCCGTATCCTTCTTCTCCTCCACTTCTAATCTCACTTCTTCAAG GGTGGATGTTGTGATTTTCGTGATTTGGGAACTCGTCATTCTAGCTTTCCTGGTTTTTTCGGCAGTTTCTTTATATTTTAGGCATATCCGACTCGCTTTTATTTTAGTATGCATCACAATGCTTTTGCTTCTATGCATGAAAATTACAAAGCAAATGAGATTGGCTAGGAAAAAGAAACGAAGAATGCTTCTTCCTTTATCCATGTAA
- the LOC120010360 gene encoding phosphoprotein ECPP44-like — protein MAEENQQEIKITTPVVGDQDVEAKDRGLFDFLGKKEEEKPQEEVIASEFGEKVKVSETEEHKEEEEKEKQHGGLLEKLHRTSSSSSSSSDEEEGEGEEKNKKKKEKKKKQHEEDVTVPVEKVEEPAASEEKKGFLDKIKEKLPGQDKKTEEAPPPPPPPSTDYAATTEAAHEGEAKEKKGFLDKIKEKLPGYHAKTEEEKEKEKEKDSASH, from the exons atggCTGAAGAAAACCAGCAGGAGATCAAGATCACCACCCCTGTTGTTGGTGATCAGGACGTTGAAGCTAAGGATCGAGGGCTTTTTGATTTCTTGgggaagaaagaggaggagaaaCCACAAGAGGAGGTCATCGCCTCTGAGTTTGGTGAGAAGGTCAAGGTTTCTGAAACAGAGGAACAcaaagaggaggaagagaaggagaagcAGCACGGTGGTCTTCTTGAGAAGCTACACCGTACTAGCAGCAGTTCTAGCTCT TCAAGTGATGAGGAAGAAGGTGAAGGAGaggagaagaataagaaaaagaaggagaagaagaagaagcagcatgAGGAAGACGTAACTGTCCCTGTAGAGAAAGTTGAGGAGCCAGCTGCTTCTGAAGAGAAGAAAGGCTTCCTTGACAAAATCAAGGAGAAGCTACCAGGTCAGGACAAGAAGACTGAAGAggcccctcctcctcctcctcctccatcaaCAGATTATGCAGCAACTACTGAGGCAGCTCATGAAGGAGAGGCCAAGGAGAAAAAAGGGTTCCTTGACAAGATCAAGGAGAAGCTTCCTGGGTATCATGCCAAGACtgaggaagagaaggaaaaggaaaaggaaaaagacaGTGCTTCCCATTAA
- the LOC120010081 gene encoding lysine histidine transporter-like 8 yields the protein MSTTTPMASPMKKQIAAMRGYLEEVGHFTKLDPDQDSWLPITKSRKGNAYYSAFHTLCSGIGVQALVLPLAFTTLGWIWGLFCLSLVFIWQLYTLWLLIQLHESESGIRYSRYLGLTMAAFGEKPGKLLAMFPTMYLSGGTCVFLVMIGGGAMKILFQLVCEPDTCNLKPLTTLGWYLVFTCLATIILAKLPNLNSIAGVSLVGAITAVGYCTLIWLVSIIKGSPVGVSYDPPEAKSDLARVSSILNALGIIAFAFRGHNLVLEIQGTMPSSTEEPSRIPMWRGVKVAYTIIAMCLFPLAIGGYWSYGTMIPANEGMLNALYKYHGQDTSKALLQLTSLFVVINSLSSFQIYAMPTLDNWESKYTSRFNKPCPQWLGSMFRVLFGCLGFFVPVALPCLPSLAGLIGGIALPISLAYPCFMWILIKKPQKHSAMWFLNWVLGVSGMVISVLVVFGAIWAIVTMGIEAHFFNPQ from the exons TTCACCAAGCTTGATCCAGATCAAGATTCTTGGCTTCCGATCACCAAGTCTAGAAAAGGCAACGCCTACTACTCTGCGTTTCACACATTGTGTTCCGGGATTGGAGTTCAAGCCCTTGTTCTTCCTCTTGCTTTCACTACTCTTGGCTG GATTTGGGGACTATTTTGTCTGTCGCTAGTTTTTATTTGGCAGCTTTATACACTTTGGTTGTTGATTCAGCTACATGAATCAGAATCTGGGATTCGCTATAGCAGATACCTTGGTCTTACCATGGCTGCCTTTG GAGAAAAACCAGGGAAGCTACTTGCCATGTTTCCAACCATGTATCTATCAGGTGGCACGTGTGTCTTTCTCGTCATGATTGGCGGTGGGGCCATGAAAATCTTGTTCCAACTCGTGTGCGAACCCGACACGTGCAACTTGAAACCGTTGACTACTCTCGGGTGGTACTTGGTCTTCACTTGCTTAGCTACTATCATTCTTGCTAAGCTTCCCAACTTGAATTCAATCGCAGGAGTTTCTTTGGTTGGGGCAATCACAGCCGTCGGTTACTGTACCCTGATATGGCTAGTGTCCATCATCAAAGGAAGTCCAGTGGGTGTATCCTATGATCCACCAGAGGCTAAATCCGATCTGGCTAGGGTTAGCAGTATCCTTAATGCACTCGGCATCATTGCCTTTGCATTCAGAGGCCACAATCTTGTGCTTGAAATACAG GGAACCATGCCTTCCAGTACAGAAGAGCCGTCTCGGATACCGATGTGGAGAGGAGTAAAGGTTGCATACACAATCATCGCAATGTGTTTGTTTCCTCTTGCAATCGGCGGTTATTGGTCCTATGGAACAATG ATACCTGCAAATGAAGGGATGCTAAATGCCTTGTACAAATATCACGGACAAGACACATCGAAAGCTCTTCTACAGTTGACAAGCCTCTTCGTTGTAATAAACAGTCTCAGTTCATTCCAGATATATGCAATGCCAACATTGGACAATTGGGAATCCAAATACACCAGCAGATTCAATAAGCCATGTCCGCAGTGGCTTGGCTCAATGTTCAGGGTATTATTCGGGTGCTTGGGATTTTTCGTTCCAGTGGCACTACCATGCTTGCCGAGTTTGGCAGGATTGATCGGAGGCATAGCACTACCAATCAGCTTAGCATATCCATGTTTCATGTGGATATTAATCAAGAAACCACAGAAGCACAGTGCAATGTGGTTCCTCAACTGGGTTTTAGGAGTCTCAGGCATGGTAATAAGTGTTCTTGTGGTGTTTGGAGCAATATGGGCTATAGTGACCATGGGCATAGAAGCTCACTTCTTCAATCCTCAATAA